One stretch of Thermanaerosceptrum fracticalcis DNA includes these proteins:
- a CDS encoding (Fe-S)-binding protein, with the protein MSQGTCDLMQRELAKCIKCGTCRSVCPVFQEVDSEALVARGKLRLVEAVLEGKLDYTPGFAERMSLCLLCKACASACPSGVKADKVFVKMREMLVEKRGLHAVKRFVFTWLKYRRIFDWSLRFGAVFQNLFFKTAQQGTGKEARIPIPVAGLNKRRIIPPLAVRPFRSQMPEVIKVLKPRMKVAFFTGCMMNYIYPDAAHSLVNVLRKNDIEVVVPQDQQCCATPIFTSGDEQTARQLIQHNIKVFKGLSVDAIVTGCASCGLAWKKEFPEILNTRAAIREARELSGKTFDISEFLIKNGYRQDFREVNLQVTYHDPCHLKRGQDVFKEPRELIKAIPGIVYKEMAGADQCCGSGGSFNLAYYDISRGINNRKVDNIAKSQAQVVLTGCSACRMHIADGLGRQGKPIQVWHTIQLLDMAYGEKGLEDERRENDGGDDY; encoded by the coding sequence ATGTCCCAGGGAACATGTGATCTGATGCAAAGGGAATTAGCCAAGTGTATTAAATGTGGAACTTGCCGCTCTGTTTGTCCGGTGTTTCAGGAAGTAGACAGCGAGGCCTTAGTAGCCCGGGGCAAGCTTCGTCTCGTAGAAGCTGTCCTGGAAGGAAAACTTGACTATACTCCTGGTTTTGCGGAACGGATGTCATTATGCCTGTTGTGTAAGGCCTGCGCTTCGGCATGTCCCTCTGGAGTAAAGGCGGATAAAGTATTTGTCAAAATGAGAGAAATGTTGGTTGAAAAACGGGGACTGCACGCAGTAAAAAGATTTGTCTTCACCTGGTTGAAATACCGTCGAATCTTTGATTGGTCTCTCCGTTTCGGCGCCGTCTTTCAAAACCTTTTTTTCAAAACCGCACAACAGGGAACGGGTAAAGAAGCCCGGATACCCATACCCGTAGCCGGTCTTAATAAACGTAGAATCATTCCTCCTTTGGCTGTTCGTCCTTTTCGGTCTCAAATGCCAGAGGTGATAAAAGTTCTGAAACCCCGGATGAAGGTAGCCTTTTTTACCGGGTGTATGATGAATTATATTTACCCTGATGCAGCGCATTCCCTGGTGAATGTTCTGCGGAAAAACGATATTGAGGTAGTTGTTCCCCAAGACCAGCAGTGCTGTGCCACGCCCATTTTCACTTCAGGGGATGAGCAAACGGCCCGGCAGCTTATCCAGCATAATATCAAAGTATTCAAGGGGTTATCCGTAGATGCTATCGTTACGGGATGCGCCTCCTGTGGACTGGCCTGGAAAAAGGAGTTTCCGGAAATTCTCAATACACGGGCGGCTATAAGGGAGGCCAGAGAACTCTCAGGCAAGACTTTTGATATATCGGAATTTCTCATTAAAAATGGCTATCGTCAGGATTTCAGGGAGGTGAACCTCCAAGTCACCTATCATGATCCCTGTCACTTAAAGCGTGGTCAGGATGTGTTTAAAGAACCGCGTGAATTAATTAAAGCTATTCCCGGTATCGTCTACAAAGAGATGGCGGGCGCAGACCAGTGTTGTGGTTCAGGAGGTTCCTTCAATCTGGCTTACTATGATATTTCCAGGGGAATAAATAACCGCAAGGTGGATAACATCGCAAAGAGCCAGGCCCAGGTTGTCCTGACCGGTTGTTCTGCCTGCAGAATGCACATTGCGGATGGCTTGGGCCGGCAGGGAAAGCCCATTCAAGTTTGGCATACTATACAGCTCCTGGATATGGCATATGGCGAGAAAGGGCTAGAGGATGAGAGGAGGGAAAATGATGGAGGAGATGATTATTGA
- a CDS encoding FAD-binding oxidoreductase, producing the protein MVFLKNQGPLPKGPLSPCNRDEVGKIMKYACQHGVHVYTNAAQLPVKTGTSLWLHLEKMDKIIELDCANLVAIVEPGVTLGQLRKALQEEKLCFPPATPEKDDFTVGEFYGWGMSSLKGLRYGAAKYHVLGLEVVLANGELLKTGGKTVKNVTGYDLTRLFLSSRETLGVPVSYILKLAPFPEQRQYLVLRAKDEPDLLNLVRAILGKGVTPACLSFIDKKTLRISKVQEDEAWLGILCEGFNEAVQEQVAEILGMAEEVQVRWEQVEEERFFQQLSIPEKSGALALKESFKLPMSKWPELYSSGSSPLLPGVWGQVGEGKVNILLEEGAQLDGFTELLYLLGGIRSEQRPSPLSKGLKKALDPLGILNPWTEGEEV; encoded by the coding sequence ATGGTATTCCTAAAAAACCAGGGGCCTTTGCCTAAAGGCCCCCTTTCTCCTTGCAACCGTGATGAAGTAGGCAAAATAATGAAATACGCCTGCCAACATGGTGTACACGTTTATACAAATGCAGCTCAACTTCCAGTGAAGACCGGTACTTCTCTCTGGTTACACTTGGAGAAGATGGACAAGATTATCGAGTTGGATTGCGCCAATCTGGTGGCTATCGTTGAACCGGGTGTTACCCTGGGGCAGTTGCGAAAAGCCCTCCAGGAGGAAAAGCTGTGTTTTCCCCCTGCCACCCCCGAGAAGGACGACTTCACGGTGGGAGAATTTTATGGCTGGGGAATGAGTAGTTTGAAGGGATTGCGTTATGGAGCAGCCAAGTATCATGTTTTGGGACTGGAAGTAGTCCTGGCCAATGGTGAGCTCCTGAAAACGGGGGGGAAAACAGTAAAAAACGTTACGGGGTATGATTTGACCAGGCTCTTCTTAAGCAGCAGGGAAACCTTAGGTGTCCCTGTATCATATATTCTTAAGTTGGCACCATTCCCCGAACAAAGGCAGTACCTTGTGCTCCGAGCAAAGGATGAGCCGGATCTCCTTAATTTGGTGCGGGCCATTTTGGGGAAAGGGGTTACCCCGGCCTGTTTAAGCTTTATAGACAAAAAAACCCTGAGGATTTCCAAAGTACAGGAGGATGAGGCCTGGCTGGGAATTCTTTGTGAGGGTTTTAATGAGGCTGTGCAGGAACAGGTTGCAGAAATTCTCGGAATGGCTGAAGAGGTGCAAGTGAGATGGGAGCAGGTTGAGGAGGAAAGATTTTTCCAACAATTAAGCATACCTGAAAAATCCGGTGCTCTCGCCCTTAAGGAGAGTTTCAAGTTACCCATGAGCAAATGGCCAGAACTTTATAGCTCCGGCTCCAGTCCCTTGCTGCCCGGGGTTTGGGGGCAGGTGGGCGAAGGCAAAGTTAATATCCTCCTTGAAGAAGGAGCCCAGTTAGATGGTTTCACGGAACTGCTGTATTTGTTGGGGGGAATTAGGAGTGAGCAAAGACCCTCGCCTCTCAGCAAAGGTCTCAAAAAAGCCCTTGATCCCCTGGGAATTCTCAATCCCTGGACGGAAGGAGAGGAGGTATGA
- a CDS encoding SLC13 family permease, protein MDKKKISLIAAFLALALIVWVMPTVQGLTVEGKRVLGIAVFAIIVWATSAVSDALSGFLIVFFLAFFTGKTSVAFSGYSNTALWLLVVGFIMAAGMEKCGLSRRIALYLISLAGGSARKIYWAIGLVMAILTFLVPSITARTLLMLPIILGIGEAFGARPGKSPIVKALLFIVAISGTLMSIGVLTAHAGNPITAGLIQTATKQTVTWSQWLVVGGPPAFISGFLSILLLQILWPPETSLLGEGEAYVKKELEKMGQFSKVERYTLVVFIVTLILWATDTYHKINATVIGLVAVILLIWPQFGVMDWKEASGKVPWNVFVLYGAGLSMGSALVSSGVAKWIAGTALAPISHLAITTQLIVLIWFATALQVFFTGGGPKTTALTPIVLAHAVTIGADPLVFGLIMGMNMQHQYLLPVSNMPNAVIMGTGHLEISEVIKTGAIASIFAAAFFSLMVFTYWRWIGVMF, encoded by the coding sequence ATGGACAAAAAGAAAATCAGTCTGATTGCGGCTTTTCTGGCTCTTGCTCTCATTGTCTGGGTGATGCCAACAGTTCAGGGGCTGACTGTAGAGGGGAAAAGGGTCTTGGGCATCGCCGTCTTTGCCATTATTGTGTGGGCTACATCTGCTGTAAGTGATGCTTTAAGTGGATTTCTTATCGTTTTTTTCCTTGCCTTTTTTACCGGTAAGACGAGTGTCGCCTTTTCGGGATACAGTAACACTGCCCTGTGGCTATTAGTCGTAGGCTTTATCATGGCGGCTGGTATGGAAAAATGCGGTCTCTCCAGGCGAATCGCCCTGTATCTGATCAGCCTGGCCGGTGGTTCCGCCCGAAAAATCTACTGGGCGATCGGTTTAGTAATGGCTATTCTTACTTTTCTAGTGCCATCCATTACTGCCCGCACTTTACTCATGCTGCCTATTATCCTGGGAATTGGCGAAGCCTTTGGCGCCCGTCCTGGTAAAAGCCCAATTGTTAAAGCGCTGCTGTTTATTGTTGCTATTAGCGGAACCCTCATGAGTATCGGTGTCTTAACTGCCCATGCCGGTAACCCCATTACTGCAGGTCTCATCCAAACGGCCACCAAACAGACCGTTACCTGGTCTCAATGGCTGGTTGTTGGTGGACCTCCCGCCTTTATTTCTGGCTTCCTTTCAATTTTACTCCTGCAAATCCTCTGGCCCCCGGAAACATCTCTTTTGGGTGAGGGAGAAGCCTATGTCAAAAAGGAATTAGAGAAAATGGGCCAGTTTTCCAAAGTGGAAAGATATACCCTCGTAGTTTTTATTGTTACCTTAATCCTCTGGGCCACTGATACCTATCATAAAATAAACGCAACAGTGATAGGACTTGTCGCAGTTATCCTCTTGATCTGGCCTCAGTTTGGCGTTATGGATTGGAAAGAGGCATCGGGTAAAGTACCCTGGAACGTTTTCGTTCTATACGGCGCCGGCCTATCCATGGGAAGCGCTCTGGTGTCTTCCGGGGTTGCTAAATGGATAGCCGGTACAGCCCTCGCTCCTATTAGCCATCTGGCCATTACGACTCAATTAATAGTGTTAATCTGGTTTGCTACGGCTTTACAGGTGTTCTTTACAGGCGGAGGGCCCAAAACTACAGCTCTGACTCCCATTGTCCTGGCCCATGCAGTGACCATAGGAGCCGATCCCCTGGTCTTTGGTTTAATCATGGGAATGAACATGCAGCATCAATATCTGCTTCCGGTCAGTAACATGCCCAATGCCGTAATCATGGGAACGGGGCATCTGGAGATATCTGAAGTCATAAAGACCGGGGCCATTGCCAGCATTTTTGCCGCCGCTTTCTTCAGTCTCATGGTCTTTACTTACTGGCGCTGGATTGGAGTGATGTTCTAA
- a CDS encoding LytR/AlgR family response regulator transcription factor, producing the protein MPLRILIIDDEEYICDDLNHILQKFKDVLVMGQYHDGDSGLEAIKLFKPDIVFLDIKMPGLNGIEIGRHIQGSCFYKPYIIYVTAYDQFALDAFKVDAIDYLLKPLTQEDIEKVLEKARVFHASREALCQVPQKTAAAKPVYPGLCRISGQLEGKTHLLDPTRILMAYARDRQVFIYADGKEYLSSQSLQELEKILEHQMFFRCHRNYLVNLLRIKEVIPWFNGSYLLVMDEKKFEISVSRKRVKLLKQIFNLPQG; encoded by the coding sequence GTGCCCTTAAGAATCCTCATAATTGATGATGAAGAGTATATTTGTGACGACCTCAATCACATTTTACAGAAATTCAAAGATGTACTGGTTATGGGACAGTATCACGATGGGGACAGCGGTTTGGAGGCTATCAAACTGTTTAAGCCGGATATTGTTTTCCTAGACATAAAAATGCCCGGCCTAAACGGTATAGAAATAGGGAGGCATATCCAGGGCAGTTGTTTTTATAAACCTTACATTATTTATGTTACAGCCTATGACCAGTTTGCCCTTGATGCCTTTAAAGTGGACGCCATTGATTACCTCCTGAAACCTTTAACACAGGAAGATATAGAAAAGGTATTGGAAAAGGCCAGAGTCTTTCATGCCTCCCGGGAGGCCCTGTGCCAGGTTCCCCAGAAAACTGCAGCGGCAAAACCTGTTTATCCTGGCCTATGTCGTATTTCTGGCCAACTGGAAGGCAAAACCCATCTCCTTGATCCAACAAGGATATTAATGGCTTATGCAAGAGACAGACAGGTTTTTATCTATGCCGACGGAAAGGAGTATCTAAGCAGCCAATCCCTACAAGAGTTGGAAAAAATTTTGGAGCACCAGATGTTTTTTCGCTGTCACAGGAATTACCTGGTAAACCTGCTAAGAATAAAAGAGGTTATCCCCTGGTTTAATGGCTCCTATTTACTGGTAATGGACGAGAAAAAATTTGAAATATCAGTCTCCAGGAAAAGGGTTAAGCTCCTTAAGCAGATTTTTAATTTACCTCAGGGCTAA
- a CDS encoding LytS/YhcK type 5TM receptor domain-containing protein has product MKLLINIVQNMTTIALLAYILCRNNSFRNALVNQASKKEKLFLSVLFGMISVIGNYLGIPILEGALANSRIVGPVVGGLLAGPVVGVTAGLIGGIHRVFLGGFTVGASLIANITAGLIGGWVYKRYGPARITPLMGFFTGLAAELVLKTLVLLISKPFEAALALQKIIGLPTMLINSLAVALFVIIVKDMHMVSQLAGAAYAEKALCIARETMSILRKGLNENSAQLTVEVIHRVTNVAAVAITDDRQVLAYVGVGSDHHLAGDPIMTALTRGVFQEESVLVANSREELGCPVPGCPLESGVEAPLKSHGKIIGSIKMFKVGDLVHSSDVKLCEGIAELLSMQIENAKIDEQMRHLKQVEYDMLRAQINPHFLFNTLSIIKSLCRSNPERAQDLLVSLAKFFRRTFQRKEPLVSLAEELEGLEDYLAIEKSRFGSRLTIFMEIERECYEAKIPIFTLQPIVENALQHGLFPKKGNVTLTLQAFIKDNTVIIRVKDDGLGISEEVKEAIGNNQVISSMGIGITNVRQRLHALFGVDYKLNISSDSGGTCVEFILPYLT; this is encoded by the coding sequence ATGAAACTCCTTATAAACATAGTGCAAAACATGACTACTATTGCCTTACTTGCTTACATCCTGTGCAGGAATAACAGCTTTCGTAATGCCCTGGTTAATCAGGCCAGTAAAAAGGAGAAGCTGTTCTTAAGTGTGTTATTTGGTATGATTTCCGTTATCGGGAATTACCTGGGCATCCCCATTTTAGAAGGGGCCTTAGCTAACAGCAGAATAGTGGGGCCTGTGGTAGGCGGACTCCTGGCTGGGCCGGTAGTAGGGGTAACTGCCGGTCTAATTGGGGGTATCCACCGTGTGTTTTTAGGGGGCTTTACTGTTGGGGCTTCATTAATAGCCAATATTACAGCTGGTCTAATTGGAGGGTGGGTTTATAAACGTTATGGCCCGGCCAGGATAACACCCTTGATGGGATTTTTTACCGGACTGGCGGCTGAATTGGTCTTGAAAACCCTGGTGCTATTAATATCTAAACCCTTTGAAGCGGCTTTGGCCTTACAAAAGATTATTGGTTTGCCTACCATGCTCATTAATTCTTTGGCTGTGGCCCTTTTCGTCATCATTGTAAAGGACATGCATATGGTCTCGCAACTGGCGGGAGCAGCCTACGCAGAAAAGGCTTTGTGCATTGCCAGGGAAACCATGTCCATTTTGCGGAAGGGGTTGAACGAAAACTCGGCTCAACTTACAGTGGAAGTAATCCACCGGGTCACGAATGTAGCCGCAGTGGCCATTACCGATGATAGACAAGTACTGGCCTATGTAGGTGTAGGCAGTGATCACCACCTGGCAGGCGATCCGATTATGACTGCACTGACCAGGGGGGTATTCCAGGAGGAGAGCGTTTTAGTAGCCAACAGCAGGGAGGAACTGGGCTGTCCAGTGCCCGGTTGTCCCCTCGAATCCGGGGTGGAAGCTCCTTTAAAAAGCCACGGTAAAATCATTGGTTCAATTAAAATGTTTAAGGTGGGGGACCTGGTCCATTCCTCGGATGTTAAGCTCTGTGAAGGAATTGCGGAGCTTTTAAGCATGCAGATTGAAAATGCTAAAATAGATGAACAGATGAGACATTTAAAGCAAGTGGAATATGACATGCTGCGGGCGCAAATCAACCCCCATTTTCTTTTCAACACCCTGAGTATTATCAAATCCTTGTGCCGGAGTAATCCCGAACGGGCTCAGGACTTATTGGTGAGTCTGGCGAAATTTTTTCGCAGGACGTTCCAGCGCAAGGAACCGCTGGTTTCCCTTGCCGAAGAGTTGGAAGGATTGGAAGATTATCTGGCCATTGAAAAATCACGCTTTGGAAGTCGGTTAACAATATTTATGGAAATAGAGAGGGAATGTTACGAGGCGAAAATTCCCATTTTCACTTTGCAACCTATAGTGGAAAATGCCTTGCAGCATGGCCTCTTTCCGAAAAAAGGCAATGTGACTCTGACCCTGCAGGCCTTTATAAAGGACAATACTGTGATTATACGCGTTAAAGATGACGGTTTAGGAATAAGCGAAGAAGTGAAAGAGGCAATTGGGAATAACCAGGTGATTAGTTCCATGGGAATTGGTATTACGAATGTGAGGCAAAGATTGCATGCCCTTTTCGGGGTTGATTATAAGCTTAATATCAGCAGTGATTCCGGTGGAACTTGTGTAGAATTTATTCTTCCCTATCTTACCTGA
- a CDS encoding ABC transporter ATP-binding protein: MLKVENINVFYDQIHALRDVSLQVEPGQIVSMVGANGAGKSTLMMTLAGVLKARSGSIFYNGKPLPTEPHLVLAEGICLVPERRRLYANLTVKENLLMGAYLRKDKKGIQEDMEKMLDLFPIMRQRINQYAGTLSGGEQQMVAIARGLMSRPKILLLDEPSLGLAPLIIEQVFKTILDVKAQGTTIFLAEQNAFKSLEISDYAYVLETGRVILSGPGKELLDNPMVQQAYLGVRH, encoded by the coding sequence GTGCTTAAAGTGGAAAACATCAATGTCTTCTATGACCAGATACATGCACTAAGGGATGTTTCTCTGCAGGTGGAGCCGGGTCAGATCGTTTCCATGGTCGGCGCCAACGGTGCGGGAAAGTCTACTTTAATGATGACCCTGGCCGGTGTTCTGAAAGCAAGAAGCGGTTCCATCTTTTACAATGGAAAGCCCTTGCCCACTGAGCCTCATCTTGTCCTGGCTGAGGGAATATGTCTGGTGCCGGAAAGAAGGCGGCTGTATGCCAATCTTACAGTAAAAGAAAATCTCCTCATGGGGGCCTACCTGCGTAAGGATAAAAAAGGGATTCAGGAGGATATGGAAAAAATGCTGGACCTCTTCCCCATCATGCGGCAGCGCATTAATCAATATGCGGGAACTCTCTCAGGAGGAGAACAGCAGATGGTGGCCATTGCCCGGGGGCTCATGTCCCGGCCCAAAATCCTTCTCTTAGACGAACCTTCCCTGGGGTTAGCGCCCCTCATTATCGAGCAGGTATTTAAGACGATTCTGGATGTAAAAGCCCAGGGTACTACCATCTTCCTGGCGGAACAGAACGCTTTTAAATCACTGGAAATCTCCGATTATGCCTATGTCCTGGAAACAGGCAGGGTAATACTTTCCGGTCCCGGAAAAGAACTCCTGGACAATCCCATGGTCCAGCAGGCTTATCTCGGCGTAAGACATTAA
- a CDS encoding ABC transporter ATP-binding protein, which translates to MTVLEIRNLTKRFGGIVACSDLSFQVVQGEIMGVIGPNGAGKTTVFNLITGVYGPTSGQIIFRGQEIGGKRPDTIVETGIARTFQNIRLFKNLSVLENVIIALDQKHVEYSLPRALLRTPAVSRSEEKLRKLALDYLGIVGLEDKAYQRADSLPYGLQRKLEISRALALEPTLLLLDEPAAGMNPEESLELAGLIREIKNRFSLTILLIEHHMDVVMELCNRIVVMNFGEKLAEGTPEEIQENPLVLKAYLGEGYKRA; encoded by the coding sequence CGCAATCTAACTAAACGTTTTGGCGGTATTGTGGCCTGCAGCGACCTCTCCTTTCAGGTAGTCCAGGGAGAGATCATGGGGGTGATTGGACCCAACGGGGCAGGTAAAACCACGGTTTTCAACTTAATCACCGGGGTTTATGGGCCTACCAGCGGCCAGATTATTTTTCGGGGTCAAGAAATTGGTGGGAAAAGGCCCGACACCATTGTAGAGACGGGGATAGCCCGGACTTTCCAAAATATTCGTCTGTTTAAGAACCTTTCCGTGCTGGAAAACGTCATCATTGCTTTAGATCAAAAGCATGTGGAATATTCCTTACCCAGAGCATTGCTCAGGACCCCTGCTGTGTCCCGTTCTGAAGAGAAATTGCGCAAGCTGGCCCTGGATTATCTGGGGATCGTTGGCTTAGAGGACAAGGCTTATCAGCGGGCAGACAGCCTGCCCTATGGTTTGCAGCGCAAACTGGAGATTTCCCGGGCCCTGGCCCTGGAGCCGACCCTGCTTTTGCTTGATGAACCGGCAGCAGGCATGAATCCTGAAGAATCCCTGGAATTAGCAGGTTTGATCCGGGAGATTAAGAACCGGTTCAGCCTTACCATTCTCCTCATTGAACACCATATGGATGTGGTGATGGAACTGTGTAACCGTATTGTCGTCATGAATTTCGGTGAAAAACTGGCCGAAGGTACCCCAGAAGAGATCCAGGAAAATCCATTGGTGTTAAAAGCTTATTTGGGGGAGGGGTACAAGCGTGCTTAA